A stretch of DNA from Aspergillus flavus chromosome 3, complete sequence:
TCTGCAGGCAGATGCCCGGAACCTCGTTGAGCATGCCCGCGTTGAGTGCCAAAACCATGCCTTCCACTATGCCGAACCACTGCGAGTTGAGAGCTGCACCCAGGCTATTTGCGATTTGGCCTTGAGATTCGGAGAGACTGGAGACGACGAGGAAAGCGTCATGAGTAGGCCTTTTGGTGTTGCTTTGTTAATTGCGGGTTTCGATGAGGATGGCCCTCAACTGTATGTTTCTCTTGATGTCGGATCGACCTTCTCAGAAAATATGTGCTAATTTAGCTAGATATCATGCCGAGCCATCCGGTACATTCTACCGATACGACGCGAAGGCCATCGGATCCGGAAGCGAGGGTGCGCAAGCGGAACTGCAAAACGAATATCACCGCTCCCTCACTCTAGAAGAAGCGGAGACACTGGTCCTCAAGACGCTGAAGCAGGtcatggaggagaagttggaCGCAAAGAACGTTCAGCTTGCCAGTGTGACCAAGGAGAAGGGTTTCCGTATCTACAATGATGAGGAGATGGGACGGGCTGTTGCGACCTTGGGTGGTAATCAATAAGCGAAATAATGCACAATGATTGTGACGAGCCTATGCGTTATATTGAGAATACATGTCATACATGGGCTGGTATCTGTTCTGGAAGTCGAATAGAAAAGATCTGTCTAATGATTTATCCCTCAAGTCTTGTTCCGACCCGATAGGGCTTCGCTGATAATACAACAAAGGTATGATTTTTATATACAGGTCGCTGCACATCTAGACTCTTCCATCTCTACCTAATCTTATAGACACAGGGCTTAAGAACGGCGGCTTCTTGCTCAGGGGACATATTGTTACCGGCATCGGCTGGTTTCTCAATGAACCTCTTCTTGCCTGGTCCAGCTTTTGTACCGGTTGCGGATGCATGCTTGCCCTTTGACGGTGCGGGGCCTTGTTTGACAAACACCATCTTCACGAACATCTTGTTGGACTTGTCCACCGACTCAGGCTTGAGGATGAAGCCTCTCGTACGAAACACTTCAATGAATGATGATATATCTGTCTCGTCATTATCGGTAGGACGGGCATCTTCAGCGTAGACCTCTGCATCATCGGCGTCAGAGTCAGCATCGTCTTCTCCTCCGCGCTTCTtgagctttttcttctccgacttGCTGAGAGGTTTCCTAGCTCCAATCTGTGCTTTCTTGCGCATCACTTTGCCGAAACGGCTCTTGACCTCGCTCACCCAGCATTCTCCCTTGCCATCACTACGCAGTACACGCCATGCTTCTTCCACAAATGATACCCAGTTGGTGCCCATCAGACTGAGACAGAAGATGGCCACATCAACGCTACCATCATTAATTGGAAGGTTCGAGATGTCCGCTTTGGTAATAGGAGAGCCTTCAGGGGCATGCAAGTCATAGCTGTGAAAGTTCAACTTCAGCTTTTGCGCCGAAGGGATAAGTGCACGAGCAAGCTGAGCGTCACCACAGCCAAGATCAGCGATGGTGCATGTTCCGTTAGGCCGCCGAGGTAGCGGGTCACGACCTTTGCTGCCAGATTTGTCTCCTTTCCTGGGAGCAGCCGGCACCTTTGCTCTGGACCGGATGGACTGAATATAACCATCAACAGGATTCGAAGGCCAGGATTCTTTCACCTGGCGAGAGAAGCCAGCGTGGTATTCATCAAACAGTTCC
This window harbors:
- a CDS encoding proteasome subunit alpha type-5 (proteasome component Pup2, putative), encoding MFIARSEYDRGINTFSPEGRLFQVEYSLEAIKLGSTAIGVATNEGVILGVEKRVTSTLLEASSVEKIVEIDQHIGCAMSGLQADARNLVEHARVECQNHAFHYAEPLRVESCTQAICDLALRFGETGDDEESVMSRPFGVALLIAGFDEDGPQLYHAEPSGTFYRYDAKAIGSGSEGAQAELQNEYHRSLTLEEAETLVLKTLKQVMEEKLDAKNVQLASVTKEKGFRIYNDEEMGRAVATLGGNQ
- a CDS encoding putative RNA methylase (rRNA processing protein Rrp8, putative), which codes for MFAVPGWSVSSSALQAQTEPRSQSQAQPQQANGTPKPKDRNNKRKRDDHVTKANVDEMYRRHIEGQTGTQKASKQGSNNSMKAEKKQKKEQDVQGKAGQSPSVPQGKDESKLDKQTKPDVGEGKKADKKQKKQKNKNKQQQQETQNQTEVTSKEAPAATGSIAPAPPKTEAILTPLQQAMRQKLISSRFRHLNETLYTTPSSKALELFTASPELFDEYHAGFSRQVKESWPSNPVDGYIQSIRSRAKVPAAPRKGDKSGSKGRDPLPRRPNGTCTIADLGCGDAQLARALIPSAQKLKLNFHSYDLHAPEGSPITKADISNLPINDGSVDVAIFCLSLMGTNWVSFVEEAWRVLRSDGKGECWVSEVKSRFGKVMRKKAQIGARKPLSKSEKKKLKKRGGEDDADSDADDAEVYAEDARPTDNDETDISSFIEVFRTRGFILKPESVDKSNKMFVKMVFVKQGPAPSKGKHASATGTKAGPGKKRFIEKPADAGNNMSPEQEAAVLKPCVYKIR